The Oncorhynchus tshawytscha isolate Ot180627B unplaced genomic scaffold, Otsh_v2.0 Un_contig_2517_pilon_pilon, whole genome shotgun sequence genome includes the window ATAGCGGAGCTCCGTGGTGCTGAAAAGGACAGCGCCCCTGGCCATTTGCCAAAGCCTATTTCCCGTTGGAGGGATTCTTGACATGCTATAGGCACAGCAGTTCAGTACACCCCTCACCCAACAGACCCCTTCCTGTAATTGGTCCCAGAATCATCCACTTGATTCCCGAACACCAACCGATTCTCGGGGTGCATTGGTGTAAAATGTGGTCGTCGAGATAAAGTTGTATAGGCTACATGGGGTAATGGCAtctggactttttttttttttttggagctACCTACACCAGTAGGTAGGGGAGCTTACAGATAAAGAGTGCACTAGGCTAGAGAGAAAAGTAGCATTAAGTTTTTCATAAAGTAGGTCAATGTAACTTACCCTCTTTTGATACTTGAGAAACATGATGTCCAAATCTGCAAGAAGCAAAGCAGCAGAAAATCATCAGGTGAACAAAAGCGTTAAGTGAATATGATTTAAGAGCAGTCAAATGAAGTAATAGTGACATATATTGTAAGAAATGAAATCTACCATGTGAACATTGCATTGTGGCTTTAGAAGAGCATGTATTTGTAGATGAATGAGAGATTAGGTTTGGTTACAAAGTAACTGTATAATTTGAGGTACTCTACATGAGCATGTGTTTGCCTATTTGATGATCTGTTGTAGTTAATGTTTGATTTTGACCACGTACTTGTTGTGACAATTGCATCAGGTTGAGGGAGAAATGCTCTGTGTGGCTATTGTGAGTGGCACTTCTGATCCAGCAGGTGGTGTTAAGATCCCTTCCTATGTGGCTTGAATGATGAGATAGTGTTGGCAAAATGACTTGTGGTCCAGCGGGTGGCGGTGAAATGCCTCCCTATCTATATGACTTGACCTATTCCTTTGACATTGTTCACTTGATTGGAGATGATTCCGGTCTTCTGCATGTCTTCCTTCCTGTTTTGCCATGTGGGTTCCACggaggtgtgtgtttttgttagaTAACACTGGGCACATTCCTAACGTGGAGGTCGTTTGCATAGCTCATGTCATGTGGATATATAAAGTATTGTATTGTAAGGTATGTTAGTCTACGGACGGTCtgtctgacattgctcgtccatatattgaTGTATTCCAATTCCAattgggggtattgtgtggaaTGTTGGAACATGGTTCGATCTTACTTGTTAGACTTGACtgtgctgttggagctagtaacacaagcatttctgcTAAACAGGTGTATGTATGTCTCTGTAGTCACCCTCAAAACCAAATTTTTCTTTGggcgcctctccttccagttctctgctgccaatgactggaaggaagtacaaaaatctctgaaactggaaacacttatctccctcactagctttaagcaccaactgtcagagcagctcacagattactgcacctgtacatagcccacctataatttaggccaaacaactacctctttccctactgtatataattaaTTACttcattttgctcctttgcaccccagtatttttatttctactttgcacatttcttccattgcaaatgtaccattccagtgttttacttgctatattgtatttactttgccaccatggccttttcttgcctttacctcccttatctcacctcatttgctcacatcgtatatagacttgtttatactgtattattgactgtatgtttgttttactccatgtgtaagtctgtgtcgttgtatgtgtcgaactgaagttgttctcaacttacctgcctacctggttaaataaaggtgcaaaaaaaaaaaaaaaaaatgtggctaTTTGATTAGGACTTTTCCTCTATGTGTCGCAACCCATTTCCACTTTGTGTCCCCGTTAGGGAGCTGTCATTTATGCTGCAGGCTAATTACTACCAATGTCATTGTGGTCCAAGTTCAACTCCTAGCCTATACGGTGTGGTAACAAGGCCCTCTGTTATTTGTTGTTGTACTCTGCATGTGAAGTATCTGCACTGTAGCCTATAGGCTGCTTGATAATAGGGGAACGCAAGCAGTTGAAGGGAACAAGTGGCAGAGTCTAACCTGCTGTTGAACACAAACTCCCAGTCCTATGATGTGCTCTGTGAAGGAGGTTAGCTTTTCAGCATTCAATTCCTGGCAGCCTTCTTCTCCCTGGTTGATTTGTGAATGTGAGTGATTAGAGAATGTTTGGCTTGGGTATCCAAGGTGTTTGCGATTGTTGAGGACCAGTGTTCCGAGGGGCTGACTGTGACATCATAAAGCGGAATGTAGTTAGTGTGATGTTTGAGGGATTCCAATTCAGTCCGTTGCGCCCTTCCAGGCAGTGCAGTTGTGCTTCAAGTGTGCTCTCTGTGTGATGACTTGTTGTGCCTACACGGAGTTGAGCTACGAACGGAGGTGACATTTGGGGTAAGCCTAAGCCTTTTCGTAACCTTAACCTATTTCTTCTAACTTGCTAAGACAACGTGCTTTGATGACACTAGCTGCATCCCAGCTAGTTGAACGCTTGTCAGTCGTTCTCCTAAAAGGCAACCTCTGTTGCTCGATGTACTAAACCGAGGGCCGGCAGCCACTAAGTACAGGTAAGAGACAATATGGGAACAATAGGTTGTAAGATGAAACCTAGTCACATCTGAGATGTGAATCAACTGCACCGATTGATCAATCGCCAGTATGTATGTGTGCCCTTGGGCCTCATTTGTCCCCTTTGAAATGACCTGTTGACATCATTCGATGCAACATCTGAGGCTATCTGGCCTATAAAGGATCCACCTCATACCACTATTTCCGTAATATAAGGCTATGTTATTGGTTTTTGAAAAAAGTAccatacaatatttgcacatcccGATCACCACTGTACGCATAGGAAAACGATccctttattgtgtgtgtgttgggtgggtgTCTGAGGAATGTTTTACAGCGTTTCAGCTTGCAGAGGTATCACCACCCTTCCCATGGCCACCTGGATCCTGTCTAGGGAAGAAAAAGAAGAATGATGTTATTACATGGCCTTCAAGAGCTACATGACTGCTGAGGTGACATTACGGACCCCTTAGGATTTGTGGCGTTCCTTGTGTATTTGTTTCCGTATGTTCCACTTCGTTTCTCCTTTGTACTTGTGACACTATTTGAGGTTGTAACAACGCCTATCTCTATTAGGTGTGACTGGCAACTGCAGTGGGTTGAATCCTACTagttcagtgtttcccaactccaggcAGGGGTAGAGTAgccatttttgttgtagccctggagAGGCACAGCTGATTGAAAGAGTTGAAtcaggtgcaacaaaaacaacaacaagaagaACAACACCAAATCAATGTGAAGAGTGGGACACAGATTAGTAGTGGATCCCCCAGTTGTCACAGTTGGGCCTTGTGTTCaacatagctcagtatttgagtGTGTTTCCCGCGCATGTAAGTAGCTTTCATTTCTTCTTCCTCCATAGTTCCCTACAACGAACGCCCTCCCCTTTGCAGCAGAGGCCAGGCAAAAGCGCGCGCTTTCTGTGCCACTGGCTTCAATCAGGTCCACCAAACGCAGATAATAAGAGCACCAAGCACAAAAAATGATGTCATTAATTCACTTGAACTCAGCTAGCGAACACACGATGTCTGGAAGAGGTAAAGGCGGCAAGGGACTCGGAAAAGGAGGCGCCAAGCGTCACCGTAAGGTTCTCCGCGATAACATCCAGGGAATCACCAAGCCCGCCATTCGCCGTCTGGCTCGCCGTGGCGGCGTGAAGCGTATCTCCGGCCTGATCTACGAGGAGACCCGCGGTGTCCTGAAGGTGTTCCTTGAGAACGTGATCCGTGACGCCGTCACCTACACCGAGCACGCCAAGAGGAAGACCGTTACGGCCATGGACGTGGTCTACGCTCTGAAACGCCAGGGACGCACCCTGTACGGTTTCGGCGGTTAAACGCACTCTTCTCGGAACGTCAACATCCCGACTTGAacccaaaggctcttttaagagccacCCACATCCGCTTCAAAAGGGCCAAATCCATTGTCGTATTAAACCATGAGCCACTCttgagtggacagggagggagtgtTAAATGACAGGACGCTATGTTCAGCGCAGGCTTTGCGTACAGTCGTATTAAACCATGAGCCACTCttgagtggacagggagggagtgtTCATGAAAGGAGGCTAAATTCAGTGCAGGCTTTGCGTACAGTCGTATTACGAGACACCCGAAATAAAGGCACCACGGCTGGGAAATCCCCACCAAGTCTGGCCATTGCATGGATCTTTTTTTGAAACACACCATTCCCCACCAGTGACAGAGCATAGGCTATGGAATAAGGGGGACAGGTCTTTGTTAGGGAAGCAAGCCTCTGAGTGGAAGGCTCTTATGCGCGCTCAGCTCCACTGGGCAAATGGCAGGGGCGCCTATGAGAAAGCAGGGGTGTGTCCACGGCCGGCGAATTAGCTTAGCTTCGTCTTCATAAGAGGGAAAGGGCTCTCCACCCCCTCATTCGTTTGTGAGAAGCAACGAGACATCAGCATCATGCCCGAGCCAGCAAAGTCCGCGCCCAAGAAGGGCTCCAAGAAAGCCGTCACCAAGACCGCAGGGAAAGGCGGCAAGAAACGCCGAAAGTCGAGGAAGGAGAGCTACGCCATTTACGTGTACAAAGTCCTGAAGCAGGTCCACCCCGATACCGGCATCTCCTCCAAGGCCATGGGAATCATGAACTCGTTCGTGAACGACATCTTCGAGCGTATCGCCGGAGAGTCGTCTCGCCTGGCCCACTACAACAAGCGTTCCACCATCACCTCCAGGGAGATCCAGACCGCAGTGCGCCTGCTGCTCCCCGGAGAGCTGGCCAAGCACGCAGTGTCCGAGGGCACCAAGGCCGTGACCAAGTACACCAGCTCCAAATAAACAGCGCATTTGGAGTGCTGTAGTAacccaaaggctcttttaagagccacCCACCCTGTCAGTGAAAAAgcaaatccatgtgtgtgtgtgtgtgtgtgtgtgtgtggaggacatGTTGTGTCCaattgggggaggggagggggggggaataAATGATGCTGACATGAGCAGGGTAGGAAGGAATGTGTGCATGCCAGATAGACACAGTGAGTGGGATTCCACTCGTGCTCCGATGACTGGAGCCTGTATCACTTTAGGCCGAagcagggaccctctgcacacatgaACAacagtctcagagcaagtgacgtgaCCGATTGAAACTAGCCGTTCCACCTgtacaagaggaggaggaggaggagagcctcCAAATCGCTCTCTCTAGGCCTATATCAGGGCGAACAAGCACATGGGGCGCCAGCCTCCATAGCGCCGGCCGCACAACACAGCCCAGCCAGACACCAAGACCCACAGACACAAAGACCGGCACGAGTCACGCTGCGGAGTCGAGGAAGGACTGCGAGGGAGAAGGGCACAAGCCTATCTCTGCCTGTTCACAGACAAGGTGACCTCACCTCATCTGCTTttgaaagagacacacagagagagacagagactacctagcagaagaaaaaaacacacactgtGCACAAAGAGCAGGCTCCAAATCCAACTAAAGGACGAATAAAACATCACACACAGTGTATTATTTCCTGTGCCTCCTGGACACATGACGAATACAACGTGAAACTAGTCTCAGCCAGGCCTCACAAGTGCATGTGTTTTAAGGTCCCCAAAAGAGCTCTCCTTTAAAACACCAAGGAGCACATCAGGGGACGCCAAACCATTTGATTCCCTTGCCAGACATCTCGGCTCACTCCACAATCAATGGTGCTCGCAATCGGATGCACTTTTAGGCCATTTAGGAGACAAATAGCACAGGAAAAGCAGTGCGCACCGCTCCACCCGACAGTCGAACGGTGAGGTTTTGAGCGAGTCGCAGCAAAATGCACGGGGCTTCTGCAGCCCACATGACTTTATTCTGAACGGACACAAGTCTGCTCGCTGGGCCGTTCGCTTTTGGGCCAAAAACACGGCTCCGTCGGTGACTTTTGGCCCGATATTGGCGACCAGAAAACACAAGTGAAAGAGCATTTGGCCAGCCCGGAGAAGCCGAGCTGGGTGGCTTGAGTCTACATGGTTCTCATGTCGCGTTTAAGGCCAGCCCCTGCACGGTGTGGAGCTTCAATAGCGCAGAGCAGCGTCTACAGCAAAGTACTCCTCCTCACAGACTACCGTAgtgttgtaagtgtgtgtgtttaccggaCCGAACGACAGACATGGCAGAAGTCGCACCAGCACCCGCCGCCGCCGCGCCGGCCAAGGCACCCAAGAAGAAGGCAGCAGCCAAGCCCAAGAAAGCGGGACCCAGCGTAGGCGAGCTCATCGTCAAGGCGGTGTCCGCCTCCAAGGAGAGGAGCGGCGTGTCCCTGGCCGCGCTCAAGAAGTCTCTGGCGGCAGGCGGCTACGACGTGGAGAAGAACAACTCCCGTGTCAAGATCGCCGTCAAGAGCCTCGTCACCAAGGGCACCCTGGTCCAGACCAAGGGCACCGGTGCCTCCGGCTCCTTCAAGCTCAACAAGAAGGCCGTCGAGGCAAAGAAGCCCGCCAAGAAAGCCGCAGCCCCCAAAGCTAAGAAGGTGGCCGCCAAGAAGCCCGCCGCCGCCAAGAAGCCCAAGAAGGTAGCAGCCAAGAAGGCCGTGGCCGCAAAGAAGTCCCCCAAGAAGGCCAAGAAGCCCGCTACACCCAAAAAGGCCGCCAAGAGCCCAAAGAAGGTGAAGAAGCCCGCCGCAGCGGCCAAGAAAGCGGCCAAGAGCCCCAAGAAGGCTACCAAGGCAGCGAAGCCCAAAGCCGCCAAACCCAAGGCAGCCAAGGCCAAGAAGGCAGCCCCCAAGAAGAAGTAAACCTATTCCAAACAGTGTTCTTTCTACTCGACACATGTTGTTACCACaaaaggctcttttaagagccacCCACCTCTTTCCATAAAAGCGCATGTCATTCCATGTACGTCCTACCTACCTGTGGTGCAAAAGAAATGAAATGAATGACTTTTACGCACCACATGTTCGAGTGGCTAAATGGCTTTACATTTGTCACTCAAGAGTGCAGCACCCTCAGCAATCACATTGTTGTGATATGTGTTAGAATTCGCATGTCACATTCATCCTGATAATAAGAGGAATACACACTATCTATAGTGGGTTGGACAGCAGCCATTTGTATTATGAGCCACTCTCGAATTGATTGATACATGTTTCAGTGATTTGAGTTGTCACTTTGGCGCTCCCGCCAACGAGAAAAAGTAACAAAAGTCGGAGGGAAACGGAGTAGCCTAGCCCTTGTcactctgctgcctgcctgcctgcctgcgggCGGGCGGGTGGTTGGGTGGGGGCGGGCTTAGGGCTgacttgtctgtctgtccctccctcactCCAATTGGATAAGGGCACACCGGTCCGGTGGCCAATCGATGCCTCTTGTGGCGAGGTATAAGTACGGCTCTCGAGGTGGCCAGCGCCTCATTCAGACTttctgtgacatactgaagctaCCAAAATGAGCGGAAGAGGCAAAACCGGAGGCAAGGCCAGGGCGAAGGCAAAGACACGTTCATCCCGTGCCGGGCTCCAGTTCCCCGTGGGCCGTGTGCACAGGCTGCTGCGCAAAGGCAACTACGCCGAGCGTGTGGGCGCTGGCGCACCAGTCTACCTGGCCGCAGTGCTCGAGTACCTGACTGCTGAGATCCTGGAGTTGGCCGGAAACGCTGCCCGTGACAACAAGAAGACTCGTATCATCCCCCGTCACCTGCAGCTGGCAGTCCGTAACGACGAGGAGCTGAACAAACTGCTTGGCGGCGTGACCATCGCTCAGGGTGGTGTTCTGCCCAACATCCAGGCAGTGCTGCTCCCCAAGAAGACTGAGAAGGCCGTCAAAGCCAAGTAAAATCGCTGGTGCGGCTGCAACTTGACTACTCAACccccaaaggctcttttaagagccaaCCACCTAGCTCAGCAAAAGCGCAAAGTGTCCTTTCTATGCCTGGCCAACTATTTGGCGTGtttgttagatacacacacacatatacacggcACAGTATCAAGTGCCCACATGAGGCCTAAATGAAGAATAACAAGTACTAGGCTAGAATGAGAGAGCATTATTGCGCGTAAAGTGTAACGTTGCTCGCGGCCCTAACAAAAGACCCAAGCGCGCCTCGGCGAGGGAGGGGGTTGCATTTTGGGGCGTCACGGAGAGGCCGAGCCTCCCGTCCAATGGGCGGCGGAGGAGGCCTCCGCAACGGGCCAATCAGGGCGGTGCGGAGATGGTGACCAATCAGCAGACGCCGCTGCCGGCTTTATAAACTTCACATAGGCATTTGGAGGCTATACTCCGACTGTGAAAGAAGGAAGCTAGCTAGCGCCATGGCCAGAACCAAGCAAACCGCTCGCAAATCCACCGGTGGCAAAGCACCCAGGAAGCAGCTCGCCACCAAGGCTGCGCGCAAGAGCGCCCCGGCCACCGGCGGCGTGAAGAAGCCTCACCGTTACAGGCCCGGCACCGTGGCTCTTAGAGAGATCCGTCGTTACCAGAAGTCCACTGAGCTGCTGATCCGCAAACTGCCTTTCCAGCGCCTGGTGCGAGAAATTGCCCAGGACTTTAAGACCGACCTGCGCTTCCAGAGTTCCGCAGTGATGGCCCTGCAGGAGGCAAGCGAGGCTTACCTGGTCGGCCTGTTCGAGGACACCAACCTGTGCGCAATCCACGCCAAGAGGGTGACCATCATGCCCAAGGACATCCAGCTGGCCCGTCGTATTCGCGGAGAGCGCGCATAAACGATGACCTGATCTCCAAAATCccccaaaggctcttttaagagccacCTCCATATTTCAGTCAAAAAGGCACAATTGTTCCATTTGTATACGCCCCTTTCCCACCGTGTTCCCTGCTCTGGAGTCCCTACAGAccgtggttcgattccaggctgtatcaccaccggccgtgattgtaaataagagttggttcttaactgacttgagtCGTTTCAATAACGCTCTCTATATGTGATTAGATGTATGCCTAGAGTAGAAGAGGGGAAAAATACAGTAGCAGTAATGAGTGATAGTAATGATATAGGGCAAAAAGTGGCAAAAATGGTCACTAATGTAGCTAAGAACAACTGACTTAGAAAGTCCCATGTTGCAGTGCCGCTGATGAGAGGGGAAAAGTTTACCGTGGAGCACGGAGGCCATCTAGTGGTTAAACGCGGGTACTGTCAGCGTGTGAGCACGTCATAGTGGCTCCCTATTGGTATTTGATCTTCaggccagcgtttcccaaactcggtcctcgggtcCCCAAGTGGGGCACGTTGTGTTTTTTCGAATCCAATTGCTCTTGGAATGTAACATGCTCGAGTATGTCTTTTCCTTTGTGAAAATGGCCATTCAATCATTTCTGGGCCATGTGACATTCCTCGATGGCAAAAAAATCCAGGCTGATCCGATCATTACAACGTTAGCTGTGTGCACCCCATAATTCATGCGATTGACTAAGCTATTGAAAGTCAAATGCTATATCTCTGTCCAGCGCAAGTGAAAGGTGGTCGAAAAAAGTGGTACCAACGTTTTGGTTGAAGGTACAGGAAATGTTGTAGGCCACCAAATTAGACGTGATATTATTAAGTCGCCCttttgtgcttgtttgtgtgaGTGCATAGGTAAGTTGTTTCGATATGGTGGAATAAATGGAGAAATGAAAGGAATGTATTTAGTGGGATGAATTGAGTGTGCGATTGAATATTCCAATGCCATACCCATTGTTAGTCCTTTAGACTAGATCCGACATCCCTTAAGAGAAAAGGTATCAGGACAGCAGGAATCAATAGATGTAATCATCAAGGGCTTTGCAAAAGAGCTGTTACTACGTAACAGGGCACAAGCAGCCGGGATGATTGCCCTATTAGTAGTTGACCAATTACAAAATAGCAATCACCAATGCAGGCAGGTACGTGTTGATTGCTGCATTGGCTTCGTAAATAGGCTTCATAAAGAACTAAATGGCTCAGCACATGACACCTTCACAGTGGAGAATATTTGATACCACTGACTCCCGTTGAGTAGAGTCGTGTGTCTTTGTGGCGTGATTTGAAGTCGACTTCTGATGTGGGATTTAGTTCATTTTTAAAAGAAGATTTGCTGAGGAATCGAAATGATAAGACAAAGTAAAGGCCCTAAATACAGGCTGCCAGTTAAATGCAGCAATGACACGGCTAAAGTGTGTCATTGCCGGACCAAAGAGCAGGAATTGTCTGCTGTTGCATTTTCACTCATGAGACAGGTAATAGCGGAGCTCCGTGGTGCTGAAAAGGACAGCGCCCCTGGCCATTTGCCAAAGCCTATTTCCCGTTGGAGGGATTCTTGACATGCTATAGGCACAGCAGTTCAGTACACCCCTCACCCAACAGACCCCTTCCTGTAATTGGTCCCAGAATCATCCACTTGATTCCCGAACACCAACCGATTCTCGGGGTGCATTGGTGTAAAATGTGGTCGTCGAGATAAAGTTGTATAGGCTACATGGGGTAATGGCATCTGGAGCTTTTTTTTTGGAGCTACCTACACCAGTAGGTAGGGGAGCTTACAGATAAAGAGTGCACTAGGCTAGAGAGAAAAGTAGCATTAAGTTTTTCATAAAGTAGGTCAATGTAACTTACCCTCTTTTGATACTTGAGAAACATGATGTCCAAATCTGCAAGAAGCAAAGCAGCAGAAAATCATCAGGTGAACAAAAGCGTTAAGTGAATATGATTTAAGAGCAGTCAAATGAAGTAATAGTGACATATATTGTAAGAAATGAAATCTACCATGTGAACATTGCATTGTGGCTTTAGAAGAGCATGTATTTGTAGATGAATGAGAGATTAGGTTTGGTTACAAAGTAACTGTATAATTTGAGGTACTCTACATGAGCATGTGTTTGCCTATTTGATGATCTGTTGTAGTTAATGTTTGATTTTGACCACGTACTTGTTGTGACAATTGCATCAGGTTGAGGGAGAAATGCTCTGTGTGGCTATTGTGAGTGGCACTTCTGATCCAGCAGGTGGTGTTAAGATCCCTTCCTATGTGGCTTGAATGATGAGATAGTGTTGGCAAAATGACTTGTGGTCCAGCGGGTGGCGGTGAAATGCCTCCCTATCTATATGACTTGACCTATTCCTTTGACATTGTTCACTTGATTGGAGATGATTCCGGTCTTCTGCATGTCTTCCTTCCTGTTTTGCCATGTGGGTTCCACggaggtgtgtgtttttgttagaTAACACTGGGCACATTCCTAACGTGGAGGTCGTTTGCATAGCTCATGTCATGTGGATATATAAAGTATTGTATTGTAAGGTATGTTAGTCTACGGACggtctgacattgctcgtccatatattgaTGTATTCCAATTCCAattgggggtattgtgtggaaTGTTGGAACATGGTTCGATCTTACTTGTTAGACTTGACtgtgctgttggagctagtaacacaagcatttctgcTAAACAGGTGTATGTATGTCTCTGTAGTCACCCTCAAAACCAAATTTTTTTCTTTGggcgcctctccttccagttctctgctgccaatgactggaaggaagtacaaaaatctctgaaactggaaacacttatctccctcactagctttaagcaccaactgtcagagcagctcacagattactgcacctgtacatagcccacctataatttaggccaaacaactacctctttccctactgtatataattaaTTACttcattttgctcctttgcaccccagtatttttatttctactttgcacatttcttccattgcaaatgtaccattccagtgttttacttgctatattgtatttactttgccaccatggccttttcttgcctttacctcccttatctcacctcatttgctcacatcgtatatagacttgtttatactgtattattgactgtatgtttgttttactccatgtgtaagtctgtgccgttgtatgtgtcgaactgaagttgttctcaacttacctgcctacctggataaataaaggtgcaaAAAAAAATGTGGCTATTTGATTAGGACTTTTCCTCTATGTGTCGCAACCCATTTCCA containing:
- the LOC121844730 gene encoding histone H2B, which encodes MPEPAKSAPKKGSKKAVTKTAGKGGKKRRKSRKESYAIYVYKVLKQVHPDTGISSKAMGIMNSFVNDIFERIAGESSRLAHYNKRSTITSREIQTAVRLLLPGELAKHAVSEGTKAVTKYTSSK
- the LOC121844716 gene encoding histone H1; the protein is MAEVAPAPAAAAPAKAPKKKAAAKPKKAGPSVGELIVKAVSASKERSGVSLAALKKSLAAGGYDVEKNNSRVKIAVKSLVTKGTLVQTKGTGASGSFKLNKKAVEAKKPAKKAAAPKAKKVAAKKPAAAKKPKKVAAKKAVAAKKSPKKAKKPATPKKAAKSPKKVKKPAAAAKKAAKSPKKATKAAKPKAAKPKAAKAKKAAPKKK
- the LOC121844723 gene encoding histone H2A — its product is MSGRGKTGGKARAKAKTRSSRAGLQFPVGRVHRLLRKGNYAERVGAGAPVYLAAVLEYLTAEILELAGNAARDNKKTRIIPRHLQLAVRNDEELNKLLGGVTIAQGGVLPNIQAVLLPKKTEKAVKAK
- the LOC121844720 gene encoding histone H3; amino-acid sequence: MARTKQTARKSTGGKAPRKQLATKAARKSAPATGGVKKPHRYRPGTVALREIRRYQKSTELLIRKLPFQRLVREIAQDFKTDLRFQSSAVMALQEASEAYLVGLFEDTNLCAIHAKRVTIMPKDIQLARRIRGERA